One Paracoccus sediminicola genomic region harbors:
- the ccoO gene encoding cytochrome-c oxidase, cbb3-type subunit II, which yields MFKTLLKPFARFFEFHARTHYRAERHSMGLTAGIILAAGVGGFIEIAPLFTIDDTVEADPDMRLYTPLEQAGRDIYIREGCYACHSQMIRTLQDEVDRYGPYSLAVESQYDHPMLWGSKRTGPDLARVGERYSDDWQVRHLVDPRALVPESVMPQYAFLLDTPLETDSLPDRLAALRAVGVPYTDEQIANAETDALGQALPDTDRADGVFDRYGEETNVRTFDGRRDRLTEMDALVAYLQILGGLTDLPAETQPLRGE from the coding sequence ATGTTCAAGACACTGCTCAAACCCTTCGCCCGCTTCTTCGAGTTTCACGCAAGAACGCATTACCGCGCCGAGCGTCATTCGATGGGCCTGACGGCCGGTATCATCCTTGCCGCCGGGGTCGGCGGCTTCATCGAGATCGCGCCGCTCTTCACCATCGACGACACGGTCGAGGCCGACCCGGACATGCGGCTTTACACACCGCTCGAACAGGCGGGGCGCGACATCTATATCCGCGAGGGCTGCTATGCCTGCCACAGCCAGATGATCCGCACGCTTCAGGACGAGGTGGATCGCTACGGCCCCTACTCGCTGGCGGTCGAAAGCCAGTACGATCACCCGATGCTCTGGGGGTCGAAGCGCACCGGTCCCGATCTGGCTCGCGTGGGCGAGAGGTATTCGGACGATTGGCAGGTGCGCCACCTCGTCGATCCACGCGCGCTGGTGCCGGAATCGGTGATGCCGCAATATGCGTTCCTGCTCGACACACCGCTCGAAACCGACAGCCTGCCCGATCGTCTTGCCGCCCTGCGGGCCGTAGGCGTGCCCTATACCGACGAACAGATCGCGAATGCCGAAACCGATGCGCTTGGCCAGGCGCTGCCCGACACCGACCGTGCCGACGGCGTTTTCGACCGCTACGGAGAAGAAACGAACGTGCGGACCTTCGACGGTCGTCGTGACCGGCTGACCGAAATGGATGCGCTAGTTGCGTATCTGCAAATCCTCGGTGGCCTGACGGACCTGCCCGCCGAAACGCAACCGCTACGAGGGGAGTGA
- a CDS encoding cbb3-type cytochrome c oxidase subunit 3, which yields MELTYEATSAFAKSFGLIYLIALSIGITAYAFWPSLGKRFDRAAKSVLNDEDGPCR from the coding sequence ATGGAACTGACCTACGAGGCGACGTCCGCTTTCGCCAAATCCTTCGGCCTGATCTATCTGATCGCGCTGTCGATCGGAATCACCGCCTATGCCTTCTGGCCATCGCTGGGCAAACGGTTCGACAGGGCCGCGAAAAGCGTGCTGAACGATGAGGACGGCCCATGTCGGTAA
- the ccoP gene encoding cytochrome-c oxidase, cbb3-type subunit III, with protein MSVKKRDPLTGHETTGHEWDGITELNTRVPRAIWWAVGISHVWALIYWVLMPAWPLVTTYTKGLLGYDDQARVESQVVAANSERAAWTRALATLPAEEIRSDSVLMAHVERTAPALYGDNCAGCHGRDAAGGPGFPSLVDDAWLWGGDADTIMETLRVGINAPHLESRWAQMLAFGETGILTRPQIRTVVDYVQSLSGLETEAAAERLAEGETIFAENCASCHDENAQGIQELGAPDLTDDFWIYGGDDASMFTTINLGRQGWMPAWDERLTLADRMALTLYIQNLGAEKTE; from the coding sequence ATGTCGGTAAAGAAGCGCGATCCGCTGACCGGGCATGAGACGACCGGCCACGAATGGGACGGGATCACCGAATTGAATACCCGCGTGCCGCGAGCAATCTGGTGGGCCGTGGGGATCAGTCACGTGTGGGCGCTGATCTACTGGGTACTGATGCCCGCGTGGCCCCTGGTCACGACCTACACCAAGGGCCTGCTGGGCTATGACGATCAGGCCCGTGTGGAAAGTCAGGTCGTTGCGGCCAATTCCGAACGCGCCGCATGGACCCGGGCCCTCGCCACGCTTCCTGCGGAGGAAATCCGGTCAGATTCCGTCCTGATGGCGCATGTCGAGCGGACCGCGCCCGCCCTCTATGGAGATAATTGCGCCGGCTGCCACGGAAGAGACGCGGCAGGCGGACCGGGTTTCCCGAGCCTTGTGGACGACGCATGGCTATGGGGCGGCGATGCGGACACGATCATGGAGACCCTGCGCGTCGGGATCAACGCGCCACATCTCGAAAGCCGCTGGGCGCAGATGCTGGCCTTCGGTGAAACCGGCATCCTGACCCGACCGCAGATTCGCACCGTCGTCGACTACGTGCAGTCCCTCTCTGGGCTTGAAACGGAAGCTGCCGCCGAGCGTCTGGCCGAAGGGGAGACGATCTTTGCCGAGAACTGCGCGAGTTGTCATGATGAAAACGCCCAAGGGATTCAGGAACTCGGCGCGCCCGACCTGACCGACGACTTCTGGATTTACGGTGGGGACGACGCGTCGATGTTCACGACGATCAATCTCGGTCGGCAGGGTTGGATGCCCGCGTGGGACGAACGGCTGACGCTGGCCGATCGCATGGCACTCACGCTCTACATCCAGAATCTCGGCGCGGAGAAAACAGAATGA
- a CDS encoding DUF2189 domain-containing protein, with the protein MLSDRTDPPPPDNPHAGGTIPKVVPPLPRKNQRARKLPWRTAFAWLSAGWSDLWTNPLPSLLYGVGLFAVSLLVVLALFQFRYEYALFPALAGFMVLGPLIANGLYEKSRRLEKDERIGLAGMFFVKPRSGYQALFMGVMLLGLFLLWLRAAVLIYALFFGMVPFPGTDELIPMLFLTPTGWALLLAGSVVGALFAAFAFAISVFAVPMLLTERTDALSAMGISMAMVWANLPVMLAWGAVVLILFLISIATAFIGLIVVFPVLGHATWHAYRAIRTEERQEGDSERMFIRPA; encoded by the coding sequence ATGCTAAGCGACCGCACCGATCCGCCGCCGCCCGACAATCCCCATGCCGGGGGCACGATCCCCAAGGTAGTCCCGCCCTTGCCACGCAAGAACCAGCGCGCGCGCAAGCTGCCATGGCGAACGGCCTTTGCCTGGCTCAGCGCGGGCTGGTCCGATCTGTGGACCAATCCGCTGCCCAGCCTCCTCTACGGCGTGGGCTTGTTCGCCGTCTCGCTGCTTGTCGTCCTGGCTTTGTTCCAGTTCCGCTACGAATATGCGCTCTTTCCAGCACTTGCGGGTTTTATGGTCCTCGGCCCGTTGATAGCGAACGGTCTCTACGAGAAAAGCCGCCGGTTGGAAAAGGACGAGCGCATCGGCCTTGCCGGAATGTTCTTTGTGAAGCCCCGTTCCGGTTATCAGGCCCTCTTCATGGGCGTCATGTTGCTCGGGCTGTTCCTGCTATGGCTCAGGGCGGCGGTGCTGATTTACGCGCTCTTCTTCGGGATGGTTCCGTTCCCCGGCACCGACGAATTGATCCCGATGCTCTTCCTGACCCCGACCGGATGGGCACTTTTGCTGGCGGGCAGCGTCGTCGGCGCCCTTTTCGCAGCCTTCGCCTTCGCGATCAGCGTTTTCGCCGTCCCGATGCTGCTGACCGAGCGAACGGACGCCCTTTCGGCCATGGGCATCAGCATGGCGATGGTCTGGGCCAACCTGCCGGTGATGCTGGCCTGGGGCGCGGTTGTGCTGATCCTGTTCCTCATCTCGATCGCCACGGCGTTCATCGGGCTGATCGTGGTTTTCCCGGTTCTCGGTCACGCCACTTGGCATGCCTATCGCGCTATTCGTACGGAAGAGCGGCAGGAAGGCGATAGCGAGCGCATGTTCATCCGCCCAGCCTAA
- a CDS encoding recombinase family protein, whose translation MQFVTYLRVSTERQGQSGLGLEAQRAAVAAHVLDRGEVVAEFVEVESGKRADRPELARALAAAKRAGAVLLIAKLDRLARNVAFIANLLESGVEVTAADMPEANRFVLHIMAAVAEQEGRAISERTKAALAAAKARGVKLGWSIPERASEQRQAARKGAAVNKARALAHAENVLPVVEQIRAGGASLRQIAAELNARGIKTARGGKWHATTVRNILSAENRAEVCAA comes from the coding sequence ATGCAATTCGTTACCTATCTTCGCGTATCAACAGAACGTCAGGGCCAGAGCGGCTTGGGGCTGGAAGCGCAGCGCGCGGCGGTTGCGGCGCACGTCCTGGATCGGGGCGAGGTCGTGGCAGAGTTTGTCGAGGTCGAAAGTGGCAAGCGGGCAGATCGCCCTGAGTTGGCGCGTGCGCTGGCAGCGGCGAAGCGGGCAGGGGCCGTGTTGCTCATTGCCAAGCTGGACCGTCTCGCCCGCAATGTCGCCTTCATTGCGAACCTTCTGGAAAGCGGGGTCGAGGTTACGGCAGCGGATATGCCTGAGGCCAACCGTTTCGTGCTGCACATCATGGCCGCAGTCGCGGAACAGGAGGGCCGCGCAATCTCAGAGCGCACCAAGGCGGCGCTGGCAGCGGCAAAGGCGCGGGGGGTCAAACTGGGCTGGTCTATCCCTGAGAGGGCTTCTGAACAGCGTCAGGCGGCACGCAAGGGTGCGGCGGTGAACAAGGCGCGGGCGCTGGCCCATGCTGAGAACGTGTTACCGGTGGTCGAGCAAATCAGGGCAGGGGGCGCATCCCTTCGCCAGATCGCGGCGGAACTGAACGCACGCGGGATCAAAACCGCACGGGGCGGAAAGTGGCACGCGACCACGGTTCGGAATATTCTATCGGCGGAAAACAGGGCTGAGGTCTGCGCGGCCTAA
- a CDS encoding IS256 family transposase, with the protein MTDDRMTLIELVEKQADGDLVREMLAFAAERIMEAEVEERTGAAKGARSPLREVQRNGYRDRDWDTRAGRIALEIPKLRKGSYLPSFLEPRRTAEKALVAVIQEAYVQGVSTRSVDDLVKAMGAGGMSKSQVSRLCVEIDERVNAFLSRPLEGAWPYLWLDATYVKVREGGRIVSRAVIIAVAVNEDGKREVLGVATGPSEAETFWTDFLRSLADRGLRGVKLVVADDHKGLRAAARRVFDATHQRCRVHWMRNALAHAPTKQRTAVAAMLKTIFAQENKADAEAQWEVVADALREKQARLGTLMDVSRDDVLAYMDFPREHWAQIASTNPLERVNREIKRRSDVIGIFPNDEAIIRLVGALMLETNDEWTVARRYMSLESLARVTDNPDIRLSAVAT; encoded by the coding sequence ATGACCGACGACAGAATGACGCTGATCGAGCTGGTTGAGAAGCAGGCTGACGGCGACCTCGTCCGCGAGATGCTGGCCTTCGCGGCCGAGCGGATCATGGAAGCGGAGGTAGAAGAGCGAACCGGCGCCGCGAAGGGCGCACGTTCGCCCCTGCGGGAGGTTCAGCGGAACGGCTACCGGGACCGGGACTGGGACACCCGTGCCGGGCGGATCGCGCTGGAGATCCCGAAACTGAGAAAAGGGAGCTACCTGCCCAGCTTCCTGGAGCCGCGCCGCACAGCCGAGAAGGCGCTCGTGGCGGTGATTCAGGAGGCCTACGTCCAAGGTGTTTCCACGCGCTCCGTGGACGATCTGGTGAAGGCCATGGGCGCGGGCGGCATGTCGAAGAGCCAGGTCAGTCGCCTCTGCGTCGAAATCGACGAGCGGGTGAACGCCTTCCTCTCTCGCCCGCTGGAAGGAGCCTGGCCGTATCTCTGGCTCGACGCGACCTACGTGAAGGTGCGTGAGGGCGGACGGATCGTCAGCCGCGCTGTGATAATCGCCGTCGCGGTCAACGAGGACGGCAAGCGCGAGGTTCTCGGCGTCGCCACCGGTCCTTCCGAAGCAGAAACGTTCTGGACCGACTTCCTGCGCTCTCTCGCAGACCGTGGCCTGCGCGGTGTGAAGCTGGTCGTAGCCGATGACCACAAGGGGCTGCGGGCTGCTGCGCGGCGAGTGTTCGATGCAACGCACCAGCGCTGTCGCGTTCACTGGATGCGCAACGCGCTCGCCCATGCTCCGACCAAGCAGCGCACGGCTGTGGCAGCCATGCTGAAGACGATCTTCGCCCAGGAAAACAAGGCGGATGCCGAAGCCCAATGGGAGGTCGTCGCGGACGCACTGCGCGAGAAGCAGGCGAGGCTCGGCACCCTCATGGACGTCTCGCGCGACGACGTGCTCGCCTACATGGATTTTCCCCGCGAGCACTGGGCTCAGATCGCGTCGACAAATCCACTGGAGCGGGTGAACCGGGAGATCAAGCGCAGGTCTGACGTCATCGGCATCTTCCCGAACGACGAGGCAATCATCCGGCTCGTCGGCGCGCTGATGCTTGAAACCAATGACGAATGGACGGTTGCGCGGAGATATATGTCTCTTGAAAGCCTCGCGCGCGTCACCGACAATCCCGACATCAGGCTGTCCGCCGTGGCGACCTGA
- a CDS encoding HigA family addiction module antitoxin — MGLMTDPCHPGEILKHEFLEPLGVSAIGLAKVIGVPRTRVERLVKEQTAVTPDTALRLSKALGTTPEFWINMQANFDMASARKTVDVSDIEPLVAA, encoded by the coding sequence ATGGGACTTATGACCGACCCCTGCCACCCCGGCGAAATCCTCAAGCACGAATTTCTTGAGCCGCTTGGCGTTTCTGCGATTGGCCTGGCCAAGGTGATCGGCGTGCCGCGCACGCGCGTAGAACGGCTGGTGAAGGAACAAACCGCCGTGACCCCTGACACCGCTCTGCGTCTGTCCAAGGCTCTTGGGACAACCCCTGAATTTTGGATCAACATGCAGGCGAATTTTGACATGGCCTCTGCCCGCAAGACTGTCGATGTCTCGGACATTGAGCCGCTTGTAGCGGCCTGA